One Bombus fervidus isolate BK054 chromosome 5, iyBomFerv1, whole genome shotgun sequence DNA window includes the following coding sequences:
- the Ap-1mu gene encoding adaptor protein complex 1, mu subunit, whose amino-acid sequence MSTSAIYILDVKGKVLISRNYRGDIETGVIEKFMPLVMEREEEGNLTPIIQTAECTYAYIKYNNLYIVSTTKKNANISLVFVFLHKLVQVMQEYFKELEEESIRDNFVVIYELLDELIDFGYPQTTDSKILQEYITQEGHKLEIQPRIPMAVTNAVSWRSEGIKYRKNEVFLDVIESVNLLANANGNVLSSEIVGAIKMRVYLSGMPELRLGLNDKVLFESTGRGKSKSVELEDVKFHQCVRLSRFENDRTISFIPPDGEFELMSYRLNTHVKPLIWIESVIERHAHSRVEYMVKARSQFKRRSTANNVEIVIPVPNDADSPKFKTTIGSVKYSPEQCAITWFIKSFPGGKEYLMRAHFGLPSVIGEDVEGKPPIQVKFEIPYFTTSGIQVRYLKIIEKSGYQALPWVRYITQNGDYQLRTN is encoded by the coding sequence atgTCGACgtctgcgatatatattttagacGTGAAGGGGAAGGTTTTGATCTCACGAAATTATCGTGGAGACATAGAAACGGGTgttatagaaaaattcatGCCTCTCGTAATGGAACGCGAAGAGGAGGGCAACCTTACTCCGATTATACAAACCGCAGAATGcacatatgcatatataaagtacaataattTGTACATTGTATCCACTACAAAGAAGAATGCAAACATTTCCTTAGTATTTGTATTCTTGCATAAACTGGTGCAAGTGATGCAAGAATATTTCAAGGAATTGGAAGAAGAAAGCATACGAGATAATTTTGTAGTCATTTATGAACTTCTGGATGAATTAATAGACTTCGGGTATCCGCAAACCACTGATAGTAAGATATTACAAGAGTACATTACGCAGGAAGGTCATAAACTTGAAATTCAACCACGCATTCCCATGGCTGTAACTAATGCTGTATCCTGGAGGTCAGAAGGTATAAAATACCGTAAAAATGAAGTGTTTCTAGACGTGATAGAGTCTGTGAATCTTCTTGCAAATGCTAATGGAAATGTTTTAAGTTCTGAAATTGTGGGTGCAATAAAGATGAGAGTTTATTTGTCCGGAATGCCAGAATTAAGACTCGGTCTTAACGACAAAGTATTATTCGAATCTACAGGCCGTGGGAAGTCCAAATCCGTCGAACTGGAAGACGTGAAATTCCATCAGTGTGTCAGATTGTCTAGATTCGAGAACGATAGAACAATTTCATTCATTCCTCCGGATGGAGAGTTTGAACTAATGTCTTACAGACTGAATACACACGTAAAACCTCTGATATGGATCGAATCTGTCATTGAGAGGCATGCCCACAGCAGGGTGGAATACATGGTAAAAGCGAGATCGCAATTTAAGAGACGTTCTACGGCCAACAACGTAGAAATAGTAATCCCAGTACCCAACGATGCAGATTCTCCCAAATTTAAGACTACCATTGGTAGTGTTAAATATTCACCAGAGCAGTGTGCAATAACTTGGTTCATTAAGTCGTTTCCTGGTGGTAAAGAATATCTGATGAGGGCACACTTTGGTCTACCATCTGTCATTGGGGAAGACGTGGAAGGGAAGCCACCGATTCAAGTAAAATTTGAGATTCCGTATTTCACTACTTCTGGAATCCAAGTgcgttatttgaaaattatagaaaagagCGGGTATCAGGCACTACCATGGGTGCGGTATATTACGCAAAATGGAGATTACCAGCTGAGGACGAATTAA
- the LOC139987096 gene encoding AP-1 complex subunit mu-1-like has protein sequence MSTSAIYILDVKGKVLISRNYRGDIETGVIEKFMPLVMEREEEGNLTPIIQTAECTYAYIKYNNLYIVSTTKKNANISLVFVFLHKLVQVMQEYFKELEEESIRDNFVVIYELLDELIDFGYPQTTDSKILQEYITQEGHKLEIQPRIPMAVTNAVSWRSEGIKYRKNEVFLDVIESVNLLANANGNVLSSEIVGAIKMRVYLSGMPELRLGLNDKVLFESTGRGKSKSVELEDVKFHQCVRLSRFENDRTISFIPPDGEFELMSYRLNTHVKPLIWIESVIERHAHSRVEYMIKARSQFKRRSTANNVEIVIPVPNDADSPKFRTTIGSVKYSPEQSAITWFIKSFPGGKEYLMRAHFGLPSVIGEDVEGKPPIQVKFEIPYFTTSGIQVRYLKIIEKSGYQALPWVRYITQNGDYQLRTN, from the coding sequence atGTCGACgtctgcgatatatattttagacGTGAAGGGGAAGGTTTTGATCTCACGAAATTATCGTGGAGACATAGAAACGGGTGTTATAGAAAAGTTCATGCCTCTCGTAATGGAACGCGAAGAGGAGGGCAACCTTACTCCGATTATACAAACCGCAGAATGcacatatgcatatataaagtacaataattTGTACATTGTATCCACTACAAAGAAGAATGCAAATATTTCCTTAGTATTTGTATTCTTGCATAAACTGGTGCAAGTGATGCAAGAATATTTCAAGGAATTGGAAGAAGAAAGCATACGAGATAATTTTGTAGTCATTTATGAACTTCTGGATGAATTAATAGACTTCGGGTATCCGCAAACCACTGATAGTAAGATATTACAAGAGTACATTACGCAGGAAGGTCATAAACTTGAAATTCAACCGCGTATTCCCATGGCTGTAACTAATGCTGTATCCTGGAGGTCAGAAGGTATAAAATACCGTAAAAATGAAGTGTTTCTAGACGTGATAGAGTCTGTGAATCTTCTTGCAAATGCTAATGGAAATGTTTTAAGTTCTGAAATTGTGGGTGCAATAAAGATGAGAGTTTATTTGTCCGGAATGCCAGAATTGAGACTCGGTCTTAACGACAAAGTATTATTCGAATCTACAGGCCGTGGGAAGTCCAAATCCGTCGAATTGGAAGATGTGAAATTCCATCAGTGTGTCAGATTGTCTAGATTCGAGAACGACAGAACAATTTCATTCATTCCTCCGGATGGAGAGTTTGAATTAATGTCTTACAGATTGAATACACACGTAAAACCTCTGATATGGATCGAATCTGTCATTGAGAGGCATGCTCACAGCAGGGTAGAATACATGATAAAAGCGAGATCGCAATTTAAGAGACGTTCTACGGCCAACAACGTAGAAATAGTAATCCCAGTACCCAACGATGCAGACTCTCCCAAATTTAGGACTACCATTGGTAGTGTTAAATATTCACCAGAGCAGAGTGCAATAACTTGGTTCATTAAGTCGTTTCCTGGTGGTAAAGAATATCTGATGAGGGCACACTTTGGTCTACCATCTGTCATTGGGGAAGACGTGGAAGGAAAGCCACCGATTCAAGTAAAATTTGAGATTCCGTATTTCACTACTTCTGGAATCCAAGTgcgttatttgaaaattatagaaaagagCGGGTATCAGGCACTGCCATGGGTGCGGTATATCACGCAAAATGGAGATTACCAGCTGAGGACGAATTAA